The proteins below are encoded in one region of Nitrospira lenta:
- a CDS encoding two-component system sensor histidine kinase NtrB — MTLLLGLSLTFQVTRGEQVETFYGLIVFTYAITIGYAVALRVTTTSEALVRLAWVQIGIDFLLETVLIARTGGIESPFLVLYVISVTLASLVPRRKVGLLTASSCVILLGLLTNLQLYGLTEAWGWLPRTRLSAPETLQTFGVHSLAFLVVGFLSGLLTEQLQRADSSLKEKEQGLSRLQVFHENIVRSISSGVFTADEEGRITSFNPAAQEATGHNFAQVQGRPWRDVFNWHPDRPLDVQDEGAAHLRFEVECTRADGSRLVLGMTLSPLQECGKTMGMVGVFKDLTQIRDLEEEMHRKEWLASLGEMSAGMAHEIRNPLGALAGAMQMLRKDLHADETSQRLMDIAIREATRLDTIITEFLQYARPPALNLAEHDLNKLLADTLDLVQHEARTRSNIRIETKSSREALVGQVDQDQLKQVFWNLAANAFDAMPTGGQLMIATGCRAIDVGGRKGDVIEISFQDTGDGISKKNLDNIFLPFFTTKKQGSGLGLAAVHRIVDLHGGWIKVESKEHEGSRFVVCLPRSGEVGVRLWHEGREPWKRS; from the coding sequence GTGACTCTTCTGCTCGGGCTTTCTTTGACCTTTCAGGTCACGAGAGGGGAGCAGGTTGAAACGTTCTATGGCCTGATCGTGTTCACCTACGCGATCACTATCGGGTATGCCGTCGCGCTTCGCGTAACGACAACCTCTGAGGCGCTGGTTCGACTAGCCTGGGTACAAATCGGCATTGATTTCCTATTAGAAACCGTCTTAATCGCAAGAACCGGTGGGATCGAGAGCCCGTTTCTGGTGCTGTACGTGATTTCTGTCACGTTGGCGAGCCTGGTGCCTCGACGGAAGGTCGGCCTCCTGACCGCCAGTTCGTGTGTGATTCTCTTGGGCCTTCTGACCAATCTACAATTGTATGGGCTGACGGAAGCCTGGGGCTGGTTGCCCAGGACACGCCTGAGCGCGCCGGAAACGCTTCAGACCTTTGGTGTCCACAGCCTCGCGTTCTTGGTCGTGGGTTTTTTGAGTGGCCTGCTGACGGAACAGCTGCAACGTGCGGACTCTTCTCTTAAGGAGAAAGAGCAGGGCCTTAGCCGGCTCCAAGTGTTTCATGAAAACATTGTTCGCAGTATCAGTAGCGGAGTGTTTACCGCCGATGAGGAAGGAAGAATTACCTCATTTAATCCCGCTGCTCAGGAAGCTACCGGACACAATTTCGCGCAAGTCCAAGGGCGCCCTTGGCGAGACGTATTTAATTGGCATCCGGATCGACCGTTGGATGTGCAGGACGAAGGTGCTGCGCATCTGCGGTTTGAAGTGGAGTGCACGCGTGCGGATGGGAGTCGCTTAGTCCTGGGGATGACACTCTCGCCACTGCAGGAGTGTGGAAAGACGATGGGGATGGTCGGAGTGTTTAAGGATTTGACGCAGATTCGAGACCTTGAAGAGGAAATGCATCGAAAAGAGTGGCTGGCCAGCTTGGGTGAAATGTCGGCCGGGATGGCGCATGAGATTCGCAATCCGCTCGGTGCGTTGGCCGGGGCGATGCAAATGTTGCGGAAGGATCTTCATGCGGATGAGACGAGTCAGCGGTTGATGGACATCGCTATTCGAGAGGCGACACGGCTGGATACGATCATCACGGAGTTTCTTCAGTATGCACGCCCGCCGGCGTTGAATCTGGCCGAGCATGATTTGAATAAACTCCTTGCTGATACGCTGGATCTGGTACAGCATGAAGCTCGGACGAGATCGAATATTCGCATTGAGACAAAGTCGTCTCGCGAGGCGTTGGTTGGTCAAGTCGATCAAGATCAGTTGAAGCAGGTATTCTGGAATCTTGCCGCGAATGCATTCGACGCCATGCCGACGGGCGGACAATTGATGATCGCAACCGGCTGTCGGGCCATAGATGTTGGCGGGCGTAAAGGGGATGTCATCGAGATTTCTTTTCAAGACACTGGCGACGGGATCTCGAAGAAAAATCTCGACAATATCTTTCTTCCGTTCTTTACGACGAAAAAGCAGGGGTCAGGATTGGGCCTTGCCGCAGTTCATCGGATTGTCGATTTGCACGGCGGGTGGATCAAGGTTGAGAGTAAAGAGCATGAGGGATCTCGATTTGTGGTGTGTTTGCCCCGTTCGGGAGAGGTGGGCGTGAGACTCTGGCATGAAGGTAGGGAGCCATGGAAAAGATCTTAG
- a CDS encoding type II secretion system F family protein, with translation MATFAYVGRSKSGAVKKGELVAKSRDEAVDQLRKQSVVVTSLEEKGSKEGFKLSFGNGMTEKDLVVFTRQFGTMINAGLPLIQCLEILSTQSENAALRKAVGEIKGSVEGGSTFSDALRRHPKIFDDLYCNMVNAGEVGGLLDTILGRLSKHIEKAMKLKSQIKSAMVYPAAICGIAAIVITVLMIWVIPVFEKMFKEMSGGKMALPGPTQLVIDMSNFAQGNWYIILGAIVGGVIAFKKYYATPQGRLMVDKIVLKLPVFGDLIRKASVAKFTRTLGTLITSGVPLLEALSICAKTAGNKVIENVLMDARVSISGGKTISEPLAKSEAFPKMVTHMIAVGESTGALDNMLGKIADFYEDEVDAAVTNLTALLEPMMMVFLGVTVGFIVIAMYLPIFTMASAIG, from the coding sequence ATGGCTACGTTTGCGTACGTTGGACGAAGCAAATCCGGTGCGGTTAAGAAGGGCGAGCTTGTGGCCAAGAGCCGCGATGAGGCCGTCGACCAACTCCGGAAGCAAAGCGTGGTGGTGACGAGCCTGGAGGAGAAGGGGTCAAAAGAAGGGTTTAAGCTGAGTTTCGGCAACGGGATGACGGAAAAAGATCTCGTCGTGTTCACCCGCCAATTTGGGACAATGATCAATGCGGGCTTGCCCTTGATTCAATGTTTGGAGATTCTTTCGACACAGTCTGAAAATGCAGCGCTTCGAAAGGCCGTTGGCGAAATCAAGGGGTCTGTTGAAGGTGGTTCGACCTTTTCCGATGCGTTGCGTCGGCATCCGAAAATTTTCGATGATCTCTACTGCAACATGGTGAACGCCGGTGAAGTCGGCGGATTGCTGGACACGATTCTCGGGCGACTTTCCAAACACATCGAAAAGGCGATGAAGCTGAAATCGCAGATCAAGAGCGCGATGGTGTACCCGGCTGCTATTTGCGGTATTGCGGCGATTGTCATCACGGTGTTGATGATCTGGGTCATTCCGGTCTTTGAGAAAATGTTTAAAGAAATGTCTGGAGGCAAGATGGCCTTGCCTGGGCCGACCCAACTTGTCATCGATATGAGTAACTTTGCGCAAGGGAATTGGTACATCATTCTCGGTGCAATCGTCGGTGGAGTGATCGCGTTCAAGAAGTACTACGCGACTCCTCAGGGCAGGTTAATGGTTGACAAGATTGTTCTGAAATTGCCGGTGTTCGGTGACTTGATTCGCAAGGCGTCGGTGGCCAAGTTTACGCGGACATTGGGTACGCTGATCACGAGCGGAGTTCCTCTGCTAGAGGCTTTGTCGATTTGCGCGAAGACGGCTGGGAATAAAGTCATCGAAAATGTGTTGATGGATGCCCGCGTCAGCATCAGCGGAGGGAAGACGATTTCCGAGCCGCTGGCCAAGAGCGAGGCGTTTCCCAAGATGGTGACCCACATGATCGCCGTCGGTGAATCTACCGGTGCGCTCGACAATATGCTCGGGAAAATCGCCGATTTCTATGAGGACGAAGTCGATGCAGCGGTAACGAATCTGACCGCTTTGCTGGAACCGATGATGATGGTGTTTCTCGGCGTCACAGTTGGATTCATCGTCATTGCCATGTATTTGCCGATCTTCACGATGGCGTCCGCGATCGGGTAG
- a CDS encoding CDP-alcohol phosphatidyltransferase family protein, protein MNIPNSLTILRILLIPVFVGFMTYRQYGYALAALLCAGLTDALDGLVARLTNQQTKLGEILDPLADKLLLTSAFLTLSILHLVPSWVVILVVSRDLILMLGTVVAHVTNIAIDITPTILGKGTTLCQLTYVVLVIAMIWRGMKIGALFPLLLVMVAFTLGSGLHYLYRGYRRTYLNGSVG, encoded by the coding sequence ATGAACATACCGAATAGTCTGACGATCTTGAGAATTCTCCTGATCCCTGTGTTCGTGGGGTTCATGACCTATCGGCAGTATGGCTATGCGCTGGCGGCCTTGCTCTGCGCCGGCCTGACCGACGCGCTGGATGGGTTGGTTGCGCGCCTGACTAATCAGCAGACAAAGCTAGGTGAAATTCTCGATCCATTGGCGGACAAGCTTCTACTCACCTCGGCGTTTCTCACGCTTTCCATCCTGCATCTGGTGCCGTCATGGGTTGTGATTCTGGTGGTAAGCCGGGATCTCATCTTGATGCTGGGGACAGTAGTCGCGCATGTGACGAATATTGCCATCGATATTACGCCGACGATCTTGGGCAAAGGGACGACATTGTGTCAACTGACGTATGTCGTACTGGTGATTGCCATGATCTGGCGGGGCATGAAGATCGGTGCGCTGTTTCCGTTGTTGCTGGTCATGGTGGCGTTTACGCTCGGCTCCGGGCTGCACTATTTGTATCGGGGGTATCGACGAACGTACTTGAATGGGTCTGTCGGCTGA
- a CDS encoding serine hydrolase domain-containing protein: MPNSSIIQAALEQAVTDGVFPGAVLAVRRGGGQADLFPVGLVSTLDAARAVQPATVYDLASLTKPLSTVTALILLTQAGQCQLQDRVESILPELTGSPIGMASLWHLLTHSSGLPGWRGYYERLSPTASIPATEEQRSLSRTVLVKLIRDEALIYERGVRSLYSDLGFMLLGMIVERCSRVPLQEFFRDRIASLAGISQLGFVPTEWIGTFLEYARRREGDVAPTEHDTWRGRLLCGEVHDENAASLGGVAGHAGLFGTAEAVLAVTGAWLQAYHRRSSGLDPDLVKEFTRQQSSVPGSSWALGWDTPSSPSSAGRFLSEVSFGHLGYTGTSIWIDPLHELEVVLLSNRVHPTRRNEQIKAFRPLIHELVYREYVGSV; the protein is encoded by the coding sequence ATGCCGAATTCCTCTATAATTCAGGCGGCGCTTGAGCAGGCCGTCACGGACGGAGTGTTTCCCGGGGCGGTGCTGGCGGTGCGCCGCGGTGGCGGTCAGGCCGATCTCTTTCCCGTTGGGCTCGTGTCGACTCTTGATGCCGCTCGAGCTGTCCAGCCGGCGACGGTCTATGATCTGGCCTCGCTCACGAAGCCGTTATCTACGGTGACGGCGCTGATATTGCTCACTCAAGCCGGACAATGTCAGCTGCAGGATCGGGTTGAATCGATACTTCCGGAATTGACTGGTAGCCCGATTGGCATGGCGTCGCTCTGGCATTTGTTGACGCATAGTTCCGGACTGCCTGGTTGGCGAGGGTATTACGAGCGATTGAGCCCGACCGCCTCCATCCCCGCGACAGAAGAACAGCGCAGTCTCTCGCGTACCGTCTTAGTAAAACTGATCCGAGACGAAGCTCTGATCTATGAGCGAGGGGTGCGGAGCCTCTACAGTGACCTAGGGTTTATGCTTTTGGGAATGATCGTGGAGCGATGTAGCAGGGTTCCGCTCCAGGAATTCTTTCGCGATCGGATCGCTTCCCTAGCGGGCATCTCGCAATTGGGATTTGTGCCGACAGAATGGATAGGTACTTTTCTTGAGTATGCTCGTCGCCGTGAGGGTGATGTTGCGCCCACGGAACACGATACCTGGAGAGGGCGCTTATTGTGTGGTGAGGTGCATGATGAAAACGCGGCTTCGTTAGGCGGTGTGGCCGGGCATGCGGGGCTCTTCGGAACGGCGGAGGCGGTGTTGGCAGTCACCGGGGCCTGGTTACAGGCCTATCATCGGCGGTCGTCTGGTCTGGATCCTGACCTTGTCAAAGAGTTTACCCGTCAACAGTCTAGTGTGCCGGGGTCGAGCTGGGCGTTAGGGTGGGATACTCCATCGTCTCCGTCATCGGCCGGAAGATTTCTGTCCGAGGTTTCTTTTGGCCATTTAGGGTATACGGGAACATCGATATGGATTGATCCACTTCATGAGTTGGAGGTCGTACTATTGTCCAATCGGGTGCATCCGACCAGGAGGAATGAGCAGATCAAAGCGTTTCGACCGCTGATCCACGAGTTGGTGTATCGAGAATATGTGGGATCTGTTTAG
- a CDS encoding DivIVA domain-containing protein, producing the protein MKITPLDIQQMVFRTKLRGYDREEVNRFLEELAQTVESLNRDNALLRERLAMTEQQVSELKRTETTLSNTLVAAQSLADDVKRSANRDAELIVKEAELKAGEVVRQARVELGETQRDLSLLQKQRLLMVERMRATLHTFERMLDVESAEAYQDSGVVPEGKMEGESSSTRS; encoded by the coding sequence ATGAAGATTACACCGCTCGACATTCAACAGATGGTATTTCGCACGAAGCTCCGCGGCTACGATCGCGAGGAGGTCAACCGCTTTCTCGAAGAGTTGGCGCAAACCGTGGAATCGTTGAATCGGGACAATGCATTGCTGCGAGAACGGCTGGCCATGACGGAACAGCAAGTGTCCGAATTGAAACGGACCGAGACGACGCTCTCGAATACGCTCGTCGCAGCGCAATCGCTGGCCGACGACGTCAAGCGCAGCGCGAACCGCGATGCGGAGTTGATCGTCAAAGAAGCCGAATTGAAGGCCGGCGAAGTTGTTCGACAGGCCCGGGTTGAATTGGGTGAGACGCAACGGGATCTGTCTTTGTTGCAGAAGCAGCGGCTGCTCATGGTCGAACGGATGCGGGCGACGCTCCATACGTTTGAGCGTATGTTGGATGTCGAGTCCGCGGAAGCCTATCAGGATAGCGGAGTGGTTCCTGAGGGGAAGATGGAGGGGGAGTCGAGTTCGACTCGCTCATGA
- a CDS encoding YggT family protein has protein sequence MFVFGNVLLGTATVLDYVLWLYMWIIIARALISWVNPDPWNPIVQFLDRATEPVLAPIRRWMGWRMGLDLSPIIAILILTFLQFAVVQSLKDLALRMN, from the coding sequence ATGTTTGTGTTTGGGAATGTGCTGTTGGGGACTGCCACGGTGCTGGACTATGTATTGTGGCTGTATATGTGGATCATCATCGCTCGGGCCTTGATCTCTTGGGTCAACCCCGATCCGTGGAATCCGATCGTCCAGTTCCTCGATCGTGCCACTGAACCGGTGCTCGCGCCCATCCGCCGCTGGATGGGGTGGCGCATGGGCCTCGATCTCTCGCCCATAATCGCCATTCTGATTTTGACGTTTCTGCAGTTCGCTGTGGTGCAGTCATTAAAAGATTTGGCGTTGCGGATGAACTGA
- the proC gene encoding pyrroline-5-carboxylate reductase: MRIAEKIAFIGGGQMAEALIAGLVATRCCEPDQIWATDPVAQRCDALKRLHGVRVGSSNREAAAWAGIIVLAVKPQILDAVMNDIAGDLKRALTISVAAGIPIQAITKAGGAGTKVVRAMPNTPAMVQEGMTALAIGPGVSESDAGTARAIFESVGKVVTVEERLMDAVTGLSGSGPAYVFLAIEAMADGGVKMGLPRATAEVLAAQTVLGAAKMVIETGEHPARLKDKVASPGGTTIAGLHRLETGGMRATLIDAIEAATKRSQELGR; this comes from the coding sequence ATTCGTATCGCTGAAAAGATTGCCTTTATCGGTGGCGGCCAGATGGCCGAAGCGCTGATTGCCGGGCTTGTCGCGACGCGCTGTTGCGAGCCGGATCAGATCTGGGCCACAGACCCGGTTGCGCAGCGATGCGATGCATTGAAACGCCTGCATGGTGTTCGTGTGGGCAGTTCGAATCGCGAGGCGGCCGCCTGGGCGGGAATTATTGTCCTCGCCGTTAAGCCGCAGATTCTTGATGCGGTCATGAACGATATTGCCGGAGACTTGAAGCGGGCGCTCACGATATCCGTGGCCGCCGGGATTCCGATTCAGGCCATCACGAAAGCCGGTGGAGCGGGAACAAAAGTAGTGCGAGCCATGCCGAATACCCCGGCCATGGTGCAGGAAGGGATGACGGCTTTGGCCATTGGGCCCGGTGTCTCTGAGTCGGACGCCGGAACGGCGCGTGCAATATTTGAATCGGTCGGGAAGGTTGTGACGGTTGAAGAGCGGTTGATGGATGCGGTGACAGGCCTCAGCGGCAGCGGTCCGGCTTATGTGTTTCTGGCTATCGAAGCCATGGCTGATGGCGGTGTAAAGATGGGGTTGCCCCGTGCGACGGCGGAGGTGCTGGCTGCACAAACCGTTTTGGGCGCGGCGAAGATGGTGATCGAGACGGGGGAGCACCCCGCTCGACTCAAGGACAAAGTCGCGTCTCCGGGCGGAACGACGATTGCCGGCCTGCATCGTCTCGAAACCGGGGGGATGCGCGCGACGCTCATCGATGCCATTGAAGCGGCGACGAAACGATCTCAGGAGCTCGGACGCTGA
- a CDS encoding YggS family pyridoxal phosphate-dependent enzyme has product MESDADDSLARRVHQILDRIRCAAERAGRLPEMVRLVAATKTVPAERIREGLGVGLSLLGENRMQEALSKGALLRDLSPRWHFIGQLQRRKVRDAVGTFELIHSVDSVELAQEINRRAGDAGIQQAVLLEVNIADEASKAGFSTQGLMQALGLLGDLPHLRIHGLMTIPPPTEQPEDARPYFRDLRELGARIAAQRISSVVMQEYSMGMSHDFEVAIEEGATLVRVGTAIFGARHG; this is encoded by the coding sequence ATGGAGTCGGACGCAGATGATTCCCTTGCCCGACGGGTGCATCAGATCCTGGATCGGATTCGTTGCGCGGCGGAGCGGGCCGGACGATTGCCGGAGATGGTTCGGCTGGTCGCTGCGACCAAGACGGTTCCGGCTGAGCGGATCAGAGAGGGGCTTGGTGTCGGGCTCTCCCTCCTGGGAGAGAATCGGATGCAGGAAGCGCTCTCAAAAGGTGCGCTCCTCCGCGACCTATCGCCCCGCTGGCATTTCATCGGTCAATTGCAACGGCGGAAAGTGCGCGATGCGGTCGGAACGTTTGAGCTGATTCACTCGGTCGATTCTGTCGAGCTGGCGCAGGAAATCAACCGGCGCGCCGGTGACGCCGGTATACAACAGGCGGTCCTCTTAGAGGTGAACATTGCCGACGAAGCGAGCAAGGCAGGTTTTTCGACGCAGGGGTTGATGCAGGCGCTCGGTCTTCTCGGCGACTTGCCGCACCTCCGGATTCACGGGTTGATGACGATACCGCCTCCGACGGAACAGCCGGAAGACGCCCGTCCCTATTTCCGCGATCTTCGCGAACTTGGGGCGCGCATCGCTGCTCAGAGGATTTCGTCAGTGGTCATGCAGGAATATTCCATGGGTATGTCACATGATTTTGAAGTGGCGATCGAAGAGGGAGCCACGTTGGTGCGCGTAGGCACGGCGATTTTTGGAGCGCGCCATGGCTAA
- the pgeF gene encoding peptidoglycan editing factor PgeF, which produces MGRAAVITVPAFASARSGVRHFFGTRAHADQLRLGTGAPIRAPGVPAPWILSVKQVHGTEALVVDRPLTDADRFDGGWDALVTDQPGTMVAVRTADCVPVLVHDARRRVVAAIHAGWRGAVAGIVPKTLLLMQTRFGAEIGQLHVSIGPSAGVCCYEVDAPVLDEVRNRFAWWETVLRDHREDKARLDLKALIRRQVQDCGIDGGQITSVNVCTICHEDLFFSYRREGKVMGTMVSAIGLSATQ; this is translated from the coding sequence ATGGGACGAGCAGCGGTGATTACGGTGCCGGCGTTTGCTTCTGCGAGAAGCGGCGTCCGGCACTTCTTCGGCACGAGGGCGCATGCCGACCAGCTGCGCTTAGGGACCGGTGCGCCGATTCGTGCGCCCGGTGTTCCGGCTCCATGGATCTTATCGGTGAAACAGGTGCATGGGACGGAGGCCCTTGTCGTCGATCGTCCATTGACCGATGCCGATCGGTTTGACGGTGGCTGGGATGCGCTGGTGACGGATCAGCCGGGGACGATGGTGGCGGTACGGACCGCTGACTGCGTCCCGGTGTTGGTGCACGATGCGCGTCGGCGGGTAGTTGCCGCGATTCATGCCGGATGGCGTGGGGCCGTGGCCGGCATCGTGCCCAAGACATTGTTGCTTATGCAGACGCGGTTTGGGGCGGAGATCGGGCAGCTGCATGTCAGTATTGGCCCGTCCGCCGGCGTCTGTTGCTACGAAGTAGACGCACCGGTCCTCGATGAAGTTCGGAACCGCTTTGCTTGGTGGGAAACGGTCTTGCGTGACCATCGCGAGGACAAGGCGCGGCTCGATCTCAAGGCGTTGATCAGGCGGCAAGTGCAGGATTGCGGGATTGACGGCGGGCAAATCACGAGCGTGAACGTGTGTACGATTTGTCACGAGGATCTTTTTTTCTCCTATCGGCGCGAGGGCAAGGTGATGGGGACGATGGTGAGCGCCATTGGCCTGTCGGCAACCCAGTAG
- the ftsZ gene encoding cell division protein FtsZ, which yields MFSFQEDALLPVRIKVVGVGGAGCNAVNTMIGSGLARVDFIAANTDLQALDRSLAPYKIQLGPERTRGLGAGARPEIGKDAALESKDHIRECLEGADMVFVTAGMGGGTGTGAAPIVASIAREQGILTVGVVTKPFQYEGQRRHKHAEEGIRDLRRHVDTLLVIPNQRLLGIVDKSTPLLEAFKVADDVLRQAIQGIADVITTTGHVNVDFADVRTIMSHTGRAVMGMGIARGANRAIEAAQRAICSPLLEEGSVQGARGVLLNITGGPNMTLHEIEEAASIIQQTADSDANIIVGQVINPDMGDDLVVTVIATGFECEEDMVSMTANVEQTSARAAKPVQPVLAGVGVSAAMGMGDRPMKDLDRPTFLRQRNDAREAIDRALVAEDEWDVPTFLRKQVN from the coding sequence ATGTTTTCATTCCAGGAAGATGCACTGTTGCCGGTCAGGATCAAGGTTGTGGGCGTCGGCGGGGCTGGGTGTAACGCGGTGAATACGATGATCGGGTCGGGCCTCGCCCGGGTCGATTTCATCGCCGCGAATACCGATTTACAAGCGCTCGACCGGTCGCTGGCGCCGTACAAAATTCAATTGGGTCCTGAGCGGACTCGCGGGCTCGGCGCCGGTGCCCGCCCGGAAATCGGCAAGGATGCGGCACTGGAGAGCAAGGATCATATTCGGGAATGTCTCGAAGGCGCGGATATGGTGTTCGTCACCGCTGGCATGGGCGGCGGGACAGGTACCGGCGCGGCCCCGATTGTGGCCAGTATCGCGCGGGAGCAGGGTATTCTCACTGTGGGCGTGGTGACCAAGCCCTTTCAATATGAAGGCCAGCGCCGCCATAAGCATGCGGAAGAAGGCATCCGGGACCTTCGCCGCCATGTCGATACGCTCCTGGTGATTCCGAATCAGCGCTTGCTGGGGATTGTCGATAAGTCGACGCCCCTGCTCGAAGCCTTCAAGGTCGCCGACGATGTGTTGCGCCAGGCGATCCAGGGCATTGCCGATGTGATCACGACCACCGGGCATGTGAACGTCGACTTTGCCGATGTGCGGACGATCATGTCGCATACGGGCCGCGCTGTCATGGGCATGGGGATCGCACGGGGAGCCAATCGCGCGATCGAAGCCGCGCAACGGGCGATCTGCAGTCCGCTGCTCGAAGAAGGCAGTGTGCAGGGTGCGCGTGGCGTGCTGCTGAACATCACCGGCGGTCCGAATATGACGCTGCATGAAATCGAAGAGGCGGCCTCCATCATCCAGCAAACGGCCGATTCAGATGCCAACATCATTGTCGGCCAAGTGATCAATCCCGACATGGGCGATGATCTGGTCGTGACGGTCATTGCCACGGGCTTTGAATGTGAAGAGGATATGGTCTCGATGACGGCGAACGTCGAGCAGACGTCGGCCCGTGCCGCGAAGCCGGTGCAGCCGGTCTTGGCCGGTGTGGGCGTGAGCGCGGCGATGGGGATGGGCGATCGGCCGATGAAAGATCTGGATCGCCCCACGTTCCTTCGGCAGCGGAACGATGCTCGTGAGGCCATCGATCGGGCGTTAGTGGCGGAAGATGAATGGGATGTCCCCACGTTTCTCCGGAAGCAGGTGAACTAG
- the ftsA gene encoding cell division protein FtsA: MIAVPKRDQILVGLDIGTTKICAIVAEITDGGMLNIIGVGASPSRGLRKGVVVDIESTVESIKKAVEEAELMAAVQINSVYTGIAGSHISAENCKGVVALKKAEVTREDIHRAIESARTLAVIPHERRILHVLPREYMVDGQEGVREPLGLSGNRLEVNVHVITGAVTSAQNIIKSVNRAGLDVVDIILQPLASSEAVLSQEERDLGVAMVDLGGGTTDLAIFLDGSIRHSAVLPIGGQNLTKDLAIGLLTSQTEAEKIKMQYGIARTDLVTGHETVEVPSVGDRPARTFSRRDIAEILEPRVEEMFELVRREIARAGYEGILGAGVVLTGGTSLLEGMPDAAEKVLNLPARRGTPSGVGGLRDIVSNPGHATGVGLLLHARKHADELETAGLRNGGPWAKMFGWTKRVLEVF, translated from the coding sequence GTGATCGCGGTGCCAAAACGAGATCAAATCCTTGTCGGGTTAGACATCGGAACCACCAAGATTTGCGCGATCGTCGCGGAGATCACGGATGGCGGCATGTTGAACATCATCGGCGTCGGAGCCAGTCCGTCCCGCGGGTTGCGCAAGGGAGTGGTGGTCGATATCGAGAGTACGGTGGAGTCGATCAAGAAGGCGGTCGAAGAGGCCGAACTGATGGCGGCGGTCCAGATTAATTCGGTCTATACCGGTATTGCCGGCAGTCATATTTCCGCGGAGAACTGCAAGGGCGTCGTGGCGCTGAAGAAGGCCGAAGTGACGCGTGAGGATATTCATCGGGCCATCGAAAGCGCCCGGACGCTCGCGGTCATTCCGCACGAACGGCGCATCCTGCATGTCTTGCCGCGCGAGTACATGGTCGACGGACAGGAAGGCGTGCGCGAGCCGCTCGGGCTGTCCGGGAACCGGCTTGAAGTGAATGTGCACGTGATTACCGGTGCCGTGACCTCCGCGCAAAACATCATCAAGAGCGTCAACCGTGCCGGGCTCGATGTGGTGGACATCATTCTGCAGCCCCTGGCCTCCAGCGAAGCGGTGCTGAGTCAGGAAGAGCGGGACCTGGGTGTGGCCATGGTGGATCTCGGTGGCGGGACGACCGATCTGGCGATTTTCCTCGACGGCAGCATCCGGCATTCGGCGGTGCTTCCCATCGGCGGACAGAACCTGACGAAGGACCTGGCGATCGGTTTACTGACGTCCCAGACCGAGGCCGAGAAAATCAAGATGCAGTACGGCATTGCCCGGACGGATTTAGTGACCGGACACGAGACCGTCGAGGTGCCGTCGGTGGGCGATCGTCCGGCTCGGACCTTTTCCCGTCGGGATATTGCGGAGATTCTCGAGCCGCGCGTGGAAGAAATGTTCGAGCTGGTCCGGCGTGAGATCGCACGGGCCGGTTATGAAGGCATCCTGGGTGCCGGGGTCGTCTTGACCGGCGGCACGTCGTTGCTCGAAGGGATGCCGGACGCGGCGGAAAAGGTGCTGAATTTGCCGGCGCGTCGCGGGACGCCGTCGGGAGTCGGAGGGCTCAGAGATATTGTGAGCAACCCCGGTCATGCGACCGGCGTCGGACTCTTGTTGCATGCGAGAAAGCACGCGGATGAGTTGGAAACAGCGGGCCTTCGGAACGGGGGGCCCTGGGCGAAGATGTTTGGGTGGACGAAGCGGGTGTTGGAAGTGTTTTAA